CTCCTACCTGCGAACTGGTGTTCGACGATTGCCTTGTCCCAGATGAGAACGTGATGGGACCGTTGAACGGCGGCGTCGGTGTGCTGATGAGCGGGCTGGATTACGAGCGCGTCGTGCTGGCAGGCATGCAGATCGGGATCATGCAGGCCTGTCTCGACACGGTCATCCCCTATGTTCGCGAGCGCAGGCAGTTCGGCAAGCCGATCGGCGCGTTTCAGCTGATGCAGGCCAAGATTGCCGACATGTACGTGAGCCTGCAAGCAGCGCGGGCCTATGTCTATGCGGTGGCCAAAGCATGCGATGCCGGGCAGACTACGCGGTTCGACGCGGCAGGCGCGATCCTGCTGGCAAGCGAGAATGCCTTTCGCGTTTCGGGCGAAGCGGTGCAGGCGCTGGGTGGTGCCGGTTACACGAAGGACTGGCCCGTGGAACGCTATCTGCGTGATGCCAAGCTGCTGGATATCGGTGCGGGAACGAACGAGATACGCCGCATGTTGATCGGGCGCGAACTGATCGGGGCAAGCTGATGGATATGATGTTGACGGTGCTGCAATGGTACGGTGCCATTGCGGGTGTGGTGGCCGCGGCGATGGTATCGCTCGACCTTGGCCGCAGGGCGACCGGATGGGCGTTCGTGATCTTCGTCAGTTCATCTATTGCACTGATCGCATGGGGATTTCTCAACAAGGATTCCGCCGGGATCGGGGCGCAGAACATTGTTCTGCTGCTGATCAACTGCATCGGCGTTTACCGCTACCTTATCCGCAAGAAGGCACCGCAATGAGCGCGCCGGTTCTGACGAGCAGTCTCGACCCGTCCAGCCCGGAGGCGCAGGCGCGGGCGAAGCACAATCGGGCTTTGGCGCAGGAATTGCGGGCGCGGGTGGCGCAGGCGACGCTCGGTGGCGATGCGCGCAGCCGGGAACGCCATGTGGCGCGGGGCAAGCTGCTGCCGCGTGATCGGGTGGAGCGGCTGCTTGATCCGGGATCGCCGTTTCTGGAAGTGGGCCAGCTTGCCGCGAACGGCATGTATGACGATGAAGTGCCGGGCGCGGGGATCATCGCGGGGATCGGCCGCGTTTCGGGCAGGCAGTGCATGATCTTTGCCAACGATGCGACGGTCAAGGGCGGCACATACTTCCCGATGACTGTGAAGAAGCACTTGCGTGCGCAGGAAATCGCTCAGGAAAATCGCCTGCCCTGCATCTATCTGGTGGACAGCGGCGGGGCCAACCTGCCCAATCAGGCCGAAGTGTTCCCGGACCGCGATCACTTCGGGCGGTTCTTCTACAATCAGGCGAACATGAGTGCCCTTGGCATTCCGCAGATTGCCAGCGTGATGGGATCGTGCACCGCCGGTGGTGCTTATGTGCCCGCGATGTCAGACGAATCCGTGATCGTGAAGGACCAGGGCACGATCTTTCTGGCCGGGCCGCCGCTGGTAAAGGCTGCAACGGGCGAGGAAATTACCGCCGAGGCGCTGGGCGGGGGCGATCTGCATGCGCGCAAGAGCGGCGTGGTGGATCATCTGGCCGACAATGACGAACATGCGCTGACCATCGTGCGGGATATTGTGAGTCATCTTGGCACCCCCGCGAAGGCGGGGGCGCACGGTCTAACAGCAGTGCGGGAACCGCTTTATCCAGCGGACGATCTCTACTCCATCATCCCCGATGACGTGCGCGCGCCTTACGATGTGCGCGAGGTGATTGCGCGGATCGTGGACGGGAGCGAGTTTCACGAGTTCAAGGCGCTCTATGGCACCACGCTGGTCTGCGGCTTTGCGCATATCTGGGGCAAGCCGGTGGCGATTCTGGCCAACACTGGCGTACTGTTTTCCGAAGGCGCGCAGAAGGGGGCACACTTCATTGAACTGGCCTGCCAGCGTCGAATCCCGCTGCTGTTCCTGCAGAACATTTCAGGCTTCATGGTTGGTGGCAAGTATGAAGCCGAAGGCATTGCCAAACATGGCGCAAAGCTGGTGACGGCGGTGGCGACGGCGCAAGTACCCAGGATCACCGTGCTGATCGGTGGCAGCTTCGGCGCGGGCAATTATGGCATGTGCGGGCGCGCCTATTCCCCGCGCTTCCTGTTCACCTGGCCCAATGCGAGGATCAGCGTGATGGGCGGGGAGCAGGCAGCGAGTGTGCTGGCGACGGTGCATCGTGATGCCGACAAGTGGACGCCGGAGGAGGCCGAGGCGTTCAAGGCTCCCGTCCGGCAGAAGTATGAGGACGAGGGCAATCCCTATTACGCCACGGCGCGGCTGTGGGATGATGGGGTGATTGATCCGGTGCAGACGCGCGATGTGCTGGGGTTGGCGCTGGAGGTTTGCCTTGAAGCGCCGATTGCGGAGGCGCCCCGGTTTGGGGTGTTTCGGATGTGAGCAATGGCTAAAGTATCAGTTTCAACTCTTGAGAAGTGGGGGCGAGAACGTCTGTCCAAGTCGTTCTTTCTACGAGACTTCCTTTTCTCTGACATCGCAGCTGCACACGGCTTCTGCAACTTTCCTGATGACTTGGATCTGGCAATAAAAGCCGGCAAAGCACTTTGTGAGAACCTGCTTGAGCCGTTGCAAGACAGTTTCGGTCGCATCGCAATCCGGTCGGCTTACCGATCAGCGGAAGTGAATGGCTTCGGCAACGAGAAGGGGCTTGGCTGCGCATCGAATGAGGCGAATGCTGCTGGTCACATCTGGGATAGTCTGGACAACAATGGTCATGTGGGGGCAACCGCCTGCATTGTCGTCCCATCATTTTGGGATCGCTTTCAACAGCCAGCCGACTGGAAGCGCCTTGCGTGGTGGATTCACGATCATCTGCCTTACAGCGAAATGGAATTCTTCAAAAGCTATTGGGCGTTCAATCTGACTTGGAATGAAGTTCCGGTTCGACGCATCACATCCTGGATGGAAAGCCCACGATTGCTGACCAAGCCCGGAATGGAAAACAACACTTCGAACCACGAGCTGAACTGGAAAGGTCTAGTGGAGGCCTGCCGAAAATGATCGAATCCCTCCTCATCGCCAATCGTGGAGAGATCGCCTGCCGCGTGATCCGCACGGCGCGGGCCATGGGTATCCGCACCGTTGCGGTTTATTCCGACACTGATCGCAATGCGCTGCATGTGCGCTCTGCCGATAAGGCCGTGCATATTGGCCCCTCGCCTGCGCGGGAGAGTTATCTTTGCGGCGGCAGGATCATTGCGGCGGCGCTCGCCACGGGCGCTGAGGCGATCCATCCGGGGTATGGGTTTCTTTCGGAGAACGCCGAATTTGCGCAGGCCGTGATCGATGCGGGGCTGGTGTGGGTGGGGCCGAAGCCTGCCTCGATCACCGCGATGGGTCTGAAGGATGCGGCCAAGGCGCGGATGATTGCGGCGGGTGTGCCGGTGACGCCGGGCTATCTGGGCGAGGATCAATCGCCGGAGCGCTTGCAGGCGGAGGCCGATGCGATTGGCTATCCGGTGCTGATCAAGGCCGTGGCAGGTGGCGGCGGCAAGGGTATGCGGCGGGTGGAAAGCTCTGCCGATTTTGCGGAAAGCTTGGCGTCATGCCGTCGTGAGGCGGCGTCCTCGTTCGGCGAGACCCGTGTGCTGATCGAGAAGTACATCCTCTCGCCCCGGCACATCGAGGTGCAGGTGTTCGGCGATGCCTACGGCAACGTCGTCCACCTGTTCGAGCGCGACTGTTCGCTGCAGCGGCGGCACCAGAAGGTGATCGAGGAGGCCCCTGCCCCCGGCATGGACGCGGCCACGCGCGAGGCGGTGTGCAGCGCGGCGGTGCGCGCGGCCAAGGCGGTGGACTATGAGGGCGCAGGCACCATCGAATTCATCGCGGATGGCTCGGAAGGCCTGCGCGCCGACCGGATCTGGTTCATGGAAATGAATACCCGCCTGCAGGTGGAGCATCCGGTGACGGAGCAGATCACCGGGGTCGATCTGGTGGAATGGCAATTGCGCGTGGCATCGGGCGAGGCATTGCCGAAGCGGCAGGATGAACTGAGCATCAACGGCTGGGCGATGGAAGCGCGGCTTTATGCGGAGGACCCGGCGAAGGGATTTTTGCCGAGTGTGGGGCGGCTGGAATTGCTGAATTTCGGTTATGAGCCGGATTGGCTGCGCATCGAAACCGGGGTTAGGCAAGGCGACGAGATTTCAACTTTCTATGACCCGATGATCGCTAAACTCGTCACACACGGTCAAACACGAAATGAAGCGAGAGAGCGTCTTCGCGCGGCATTAGACGAACTGGGCGTTTGGCCAGTCAAGACCAACGCGGCGTTCCTTTACAAACTCGCAGACTTTGCCAATTTTGCTTTCGGTCAGGTCGATACTGGTGTGATTGAACGGAATGTGGACGAACTCTGTTCGCCGCCTACTCCCCCTAGAGACACTCTTTCTTGGTGGGCTGAAGCGATCACGCCAAGCTTGCCTGACAAGGAACTGCGCGGCTTCCGTCTCAACGCTCCTCCGAAACAGAGAGGGTGGTTTTTGCATGACAATGAGCCAGTGGAAATTCCACTGCCATTTCCATCCATCGATCGGATAAAGCACCATGATGGCAGTGTGTTCGTCACTAGCGAAGGCAGAACGTCCTGCCTGTCGAAATGGCGCGTTGATGGTTTCGGTCTCCTCTCCGCATCGGACGGCGCCATCCTCTCGCCCATGCCGGGCAAGGTCATTTCCGTCGATGTTGCGGCGGGGCAGTCTGTGGCCAAGGGGCAGAAGTTGCTGGTGCTTGAGGCGATGAAGATGGAGCATGCCTTGATCGCGCCGTTCGATGGTGTGGTGGCCGAGTTGAATGCGGTTGCGGGCGCGCAGGTGCAGGTTGAAGCGCTGTTGGTGCGCATCACCAAGGCGGATTGATCCTCCCCGTTCCGGGGAGGGGGACCATGCAACGCATGGTGGAAGGGGCGCTCCCCAAGCGGTTCGTGGGTGGGGATAGCCCCCTCCACCACCGCTGCGCGGCGGTCCCCCTCCCCTTGCAGGAGAGGATTTTATGGCAGGGCGTTTCTTCGATCAGTGGCAGGTGGGCGATACCATCGCGCATGAGATCCGGCGAACGGTGACCGAGACCGACAACCTGCTGTTTTCGGTCATGACGCACAATCCGCAGCCGCTGCATATCGATGTCGAAGCGGCCAAGGCGAGCGAGTTCGGGCAGATTCTGGTCAACGGCACTTTCACGTTTGCGCTGATGGTGGGGCTTTCGGTGGGGGACACCACGCTGGGGACGCTGGTGGCGAACCTTGGCTATGACAAGCTGGTGATGCCCGCGCCCGTGTTCATCGGCGATACCATGCGCGCGACGAGCGAGGTGGTGGAACTGCGCGCCAGCAGATCGCGGCCCGATGCGGGGATCGTGACGTTCCGGCACGAACTGATCAACCAGCGTGGCGAAGTGGTGTGCCGGTGTTTGCGATCGGCGTTGGTCAGGAAGGGCACTGCTGCAACCGCGCCTTGAACGCATCGAGCAGCCATTGGCGCGCCGGGCCGGTGGGGCAATCGCGCCGCCACAGCGCGTTGAAGGTGTAGGCCATGCCCGGCGCTTCGGGCAGGGAGAGGCGGACAAGGCGGCCCGCGGCGATATCGGCCTGAACCGCATGTTCGGGCATGCTGCCCCAGCCGATGCCTTCACGCATCAGGGCATGGCGCGCGCCGAGATCACCCAAACGCCAGGTGTTGGCGGAGAACACCGAGAAATCCTTGCCTTCGGTGAGGCGGGAGCGGTCTGTCAGGACAAGCTGGCGGTGCTTGCGCACTTCGCCGGGCGGGACAGTTTCCATCAGCGCGAGCGGGTGGCCGGGCGCGGCAACGGGGATCATGCGAACTTCGCCGATGACAATACGTTCGAGTTCCGAAACGGCCACAAGCTCCGGCCCGCCGATGCCGAGATCGGCCGCGCGATCGACCACCAGCGCGGCGATGGCGCCCAGCGCCTCGACATGGAGGCGCAGAAGGACAGTGGGAAACGCATGCTGAAATTCGCGCAGGATTTCGGCCATCAGGCTGGTCGGGAACATGACATCGACCGCGAGACCGAGTTCGGCTTCGAGACCCTGATTGAAGTTGAGTACGCCCGCCATCAGGGCATCGACATCATCGGCCACGGCGCGAGCCTGCGCCAGCATTGCCTTGCCGGCATCAGTGAGGACGGGCTTGCGCGAACCTTCGCGTTCGAACAGGGCAACGCCCAACTGCGCTTCGAGCGTGGTGATACCGTAACTGACAACCGAAATGGCGCGACCAAGCTTGCGGGCGGCCGCGTTGAAGCTGCCTTCATCGACCACGGCGAGGAACAGCCTCAACTGGTCGAGAGTTGGTTGGCCGACGTCCACTTACTCACCTTTCAACTTATTCGAACATTGCGGTGGATTTTATCGGGATATTCCGATTGAAGCGCAATGCCTATCTGGGGTGCAACAGGGCGTCGAAAGCGCCCGGATTGGAGAAATCGCCATGACCCAGACTGTTGCTGCAAAAGCCCACATCGAACTGCGCCCCTTTGCCTCCCTTGGTGCGGCCAATCACGGCTGGCTGGACGCGCATCACCACTTCTCGTTTGCGGAATATCGCGATCCGGCGCGCGACAACTGGGGCGCGCTGCGGGTGTGGAACGATGACCGGATCGCGGCGAACACCGGCTTTCCCCCGCATGGCCATCGCGACATGGAAATCGTGACTTATGTGACCAAGGGCGCGATCAGCCACAAGGACAGCCTGGGCAATATGGGTCGCACCGAAGCGGGCGACGTTCAGGTGATGTCTGCGGGCACCGGCATCCAGCATTCGGAATACAATCTGGAGAACGAGGAAACCCGCCTGTTCCAGATCTGGATCGTGCCGGACAGGCGTGGCCATGCGCCAAGCTGGGGTGCGCGCCCCTTCCCCAAGGACAGCCGGGAGGGCCAGTTCGTACCGCTTGCTTCCGGGATTGCAGGCGACACAGACGTGCTGGCGATCAACGCCAATGCCCGCGTACTCGGCGCAACCATCAAGGCCGGCGAAACGATCCGCTATGCGTTGTCCACAGATCGCCACGCCTATCTGGTTCCGGCAAAAGGCCGGGTGCGGATTGGCGATGTGGAAGCCAAGGCTCGCGATGGCGTGGCGATGACCGGGCTGACCGAGATCGTCGTGACGGCACTTGAGGATTCCGAACTTGTCCTTGTCGACGCTGCCTGACAAACCCGTTTCATCCCAAGGAGTATCCCATGACCCGTACCGCTTCTCCCGAAGTCCTGCCGCTGATCGTAGCCCGCTGGAGCCCACGCGCATTCGATGGTTCGGCCGTGCCGCAGCATGACCTCGATATCATCTTCGAGGCGGCAGGCCTTGCCGCCAGCGCATCCAACTATCAGCCTTGGCGCTTTGCCTATGCCCATCACGGCGATGCCAACTTCGATACGTTCGTTTCCGCGCTGATCCCCTTCAACCAGGCCTGGGCCAAGGAAGCTGCGGTGCTGGTATATGCCGTGTCGGACGAATCCATGCGGGGTTCCCCCAATCACAGCCACAGCTTCGATACCGGCGCTGCCTGGGCAAATGCCGCCTTGCAGGCCCTGTCGATGGGATATCACACCCATGGCATGACCGGCGTGGAATTTGACAAGGCCGCCGAAATCCTGAACCTGCCCGAAGGCTTCCGCGTGGAAATGGCATTCGTTATCGGGCGCAAGGGCGATCCGGCGCAGTTGTCCGATGCCTTGCGCGAACGCGAAGCACCAAGCGGACGCAAGCCGGTGAGCGAGATCGCCTTTGCGGGACCGTTCAAGGCATAAGTGACAAGTGGCGCCGCCCGCGCGTTTTCGCTAGGGCGGCGCCATGCTTCGCATCAATGAACTGAAACTGCCGCTGAATCACGCCACCGAAGACCTTTCGGCGGCAATCTGTGCGCGTCTGGACATCGAGCCTGCGGCGCTTCAGCGCTTCCAGATATTCCGGCGCGGCAACGATGCGCGCAAGAAGCACGCCATCCTGCTGACCTACGTGGTCGATTGCGTGGTGGCGAACGAGGCCGAAGTGCTGGCGCGGTTTGCCGATGACCGGAACGTGCGGGCGACGCCCGATACGTCTTACAAATTCCCGGTGATGGCACCCGAAGGCTGGAGCGGCGAGCGCCCGGTGGTGATCGGCGCGGGACCATGCGGACTGCTGGCAGCGCTCATCCTGGCGCAGATGGGCCTGAAGCCGATCATCATCGAGCGCGGCAAGGCGGTGCGCGAGCGGACCAAGGACACCTGGGGGCTGTGGCGCAAATCGGTGTTGCAACCGGAATCGAACGTGCAGTTTGGCGAAGGCGGGGCGGGCACGTTTTCCGATGGCAAGCTGTATAGCCGGATCAAGGACCCGCGCCATCTGGGGCGCAAGGTGCTGGTCGAGTTCGTGAAAGCGGGCGCGCCTGATGACATCCTGACAGAGGCCCATCCCCATATCGGCACGTTCCGGCTGGTGACGATGGTGATGTCGATCCGCGAGACGATC
This genomic interval from Novosphingobium sp. CECT 9465 contains the following:
- a CDS encoding carboxyl transferase domain-containing protein, whose translation is MSAPVLTSSLDPSSPEAQARAKHNRALAQELRARVAQATLGGDARSRERHVARGKLLPRDRVERLLDPGSPFLEVGQLAANGMYDDEVPGAGIIAGIGRVSGRQCMIFANDATVKGGTYFPMTVKKHLRAQEIAQENRLPCIYLVDSGGANLPNQAEVFPDRDHFGRFFYNQANMSALGIPQIASVMGSCTAGGAYVPAMSDESVIVKDQGTIFLAGPPLVKAATGEEITAEALGGGDLHARKSGVVDHLADNDEHALTIVRDIVSHLGTPAKAGAHGLTAVREPLYPADDLYSIIPDDVRAPYDVREVIARIVDGSEFHEFKALYGTTLVCGFAHIWGKPVAILANTGVLFSEGAQKGAHFIELACQRRIPLLFLQNISGFMVGGKYEAEGIAKHGAKLVTAVATAQVPRITVLIGGSFGAGNYGMCGRAYSPRFLFTWPNARISVMGGEQAASVLATVHRDADKWTPEEAEAFKAPVRQKYEDEGNPYYATARLWDDGVIDPVQTRDVLGLALEVCLEAPIAEAPRFGVFRM
- a CDS encoding acetyl/propionyl/methylcrotonyl-CoA carboxylase subunit alpha; its protein translation is MIESLLIANRGEIACRVIRTARAMGIRTVAVYSDTDRNALHVRSADKAVHIGPSPARESYLCGGRIIAAALATGAEAIHPGYGFLSENAEFAQAVIDAGLVWVGPKPASITAMGLKDAAKARMIAAGVPVTPGYLGEDQSPERLQAEADAIGYPVLIKAVAGGGGKGMRRVESSADFAESLASCRREAASSFGETRVLIEKYILSPRHIEVQVFGDAYGNVVHLFERDCSLQRRHQKVIEEAPAPGMDAATREAVCSAAVRAAKAVDYEGAGTIEFIADGSEGLRADRIWFMEMNTRLQVEHPVTEQITGVDLVEWQLRVASGEALPKRQDELSINGWAMEARLYAEDPAKGFLPSVGRLELLNFGYEPDWLRIETGVRQGDEISTFYDPMIAKLVTHGQTRNEARERLRAALDELGVWPVKTNAAFLYKLADFANFAFGQVDTGVIERNVDELCSPPTPPRDTLSWWAEAITPSLPDKELRGFRLNAPPKQRGWFLHDNEPVEIPLPFPSIDRIKHHDGSVFVTSEGRTSCLSKWRVDGFGLLSASDGAILSPMPGKVISVDVAAGQSVAKGQKLLVLEAMKMEHALIAPFDGVVAELNAVAGAQVQVEALLVRITKAD
- a CDS encoding MaoC family dehydratase — encoded protein: MAGRFFDQWQVGDTIAHEIRRTVTETDNLLFSVMTHNPQPLHIDVEAAKASEFGQILVNGTFTFALMVGLSVGDTTLGTLVANLGYDKLVMPAPVFIGDTMRATSEVVELRASRSRPDAGIVTFRHELINQRGEVVCRCLRSALVRKGTAATAP
- a CDS encoding LysR family transcriptional regulator; this translates as MDVGQPTLDQLRLFLAVVDEGSFNAAARKLGRAISVVSYGITTLEAQLGVALFEREGSRKPVLTDAGKAMLAQARAVADDVDALMAGVLNFNQGLEAELGLAVDVMFPTSLMAEILREFQHAFPTVLLRLHVEALGAIAALVVDRAADLGIGGPELVAVSELERIVIGEVRMIPVAAPGHPLALMETVPPGEVRKHRQLVLTDRSRLTEGKDFSVFSANTWRLGDLGARHALMREGIGWGSMPEHAVQADIAAGRLVRLSLPEAPGMAYTFNALWRRDCPTGPARQWLLDAFKARLQQCPS
- a CDS encoding pirin family protein, which gives rise to MTQTVAAKAHIELRPFASLGAANHGWLDAHHHFSFAEYRDPARDNWGALRVWNDDRIAANTGFPPHGHRDMEIVTYVTKGAISHKDSLGNMGRTEAGDVQVMSAGTGIQHSEYNLENEETRLFQIWIVPDRRGHAPSWGARPFPKDSREGQFVPLASGIAGDTDVLAINANARVLGATIKAGETIRYALSTDRHAYLVPAKGRVRIGDVEAKARDGVAMTGLTEIVVTALEDSELVLVDAA
- a CDS encoding nitroreductase family protein, whose amino-acid sequence is MTRTASPEVLPLIVARWSPRAFDGSAVPQHDLDIIFEAAGLAASASNYQPWRFAYAHHGDANFDTFVSALIPFNQAWAKEAAVLVYAVSDESMRGSPNHSHSFDTGAAWANAALQALSMGYHTHGMTGVEFDKAAEILNLPEGFRVEMAFVIGRKGDPAQLSDALREREAPSGRKPVSEIAFAGPFKA